The region TATGTTTTGGCTGATAGCTGGTTTTCTTCGGTAGAAAATATGATTTGTTGTAAAAAAACATTGAAAAACGATTTTATTATTGCCTTAAAAAGCAATCGAAAAGTAGCCTTATCATTAGAAGATAAGCAAAATGAGACATACGTAAATATTAAAACATTACAGCCAGGACAGCAGACCGTGGAAGTTTGGTTTGAAAAACTAGACTTTCCGCTGTTGCTTACAAAGCAAGTTTTCAAAAACGAGAATGATACAGTCGGCGAGTTGTACTTGGCTTGTAGTGATTTAAGTGTATCGTATGACCAAATAACTACAATCTACAAAAAACGGTGGGCAGTAGAAGAATATCATAAATCAATTAAAAGCAACACAGGTTTTGCTAAATCTCCAACTAAAAAAACAGCAACACAAACGAATCATTTTGTCCTGTCAATAATAGCGTATATAAAGTTGGAGTGGCTTAAACAAAGAACAGGAAAAAATCACTTTGCAATGAAAACACAAATCTATTTAGCAGCACAACAAGCTGCTTATAATGAACTCAAAAACTTATCAACAACTAAAGCTGCATAATTCGTTTTTTGGGGATTTGTTTGCGTAACATGAGTTATTAAAATGTTCTTCTTGTCTTTTGAGCGATTAATTCGAAAACAAAAGTCATCAACATAGCTTTCCCTTTTAAAATCGCATATTGATGAATTGGTCCTTTTTAAACCAATTTTTGTTCTAAATGGGATAAAGTATTTTGTCTCCTATATCTTCTACGAACTAGTTTGACGTACTAAAAACTACCGTTTATCTAAAGATTTGTCTCATTAATCGAAGTTTAATTTCTAAGGTTTTAATCTTTTTTATCTTTATCCTGTAATCAAATAATCTAATT is a window of Polaribacter litorisediminis DNA encoding:
- a CDS encoding IS701 family transposase, encoding MDNFVDLYTDYLISSSSYTTATGMASLLSIKHDKITRALGTGVYDSKFLWKKAKPYVEELTQSKETIILSFDDSIQEKQYTAESELNTWHFDHVFGRSVKGINFLTALVEVGGMRIPCGVEFIKKDLWVTDKKTGKKKRKSSKTKNELFREMLEECSSKIHFDYVLADSWFSSVENMICCKKTLKNDFIIALKSNRKVALSLEDKQNETYVNIKTLQPGQQTVEVWFEKLDFPLLLTKQVFKNENDTVGELYLACSDLSVSYDQITTIYKKRWAVEEYHKSIKSNTGFAKSPTKKTATQTNHFVLSIIAYIKLEWLKQRTGKNHFAMKTQIYLAAQQAAYNELKNLSTTKAA